The genomic stretch CGGTTTCCATACCCGCCAAAGTCTGAATTTCTAAAGCGATATGCTCGATCACATGCCCCATCCAGGTACCGGTTTCTATTCTATGAAAAAAACCTCCTCTTATACCTTCAGAACAACGGTGACTAATGAGTGACGGCATAAGCTGTTCTATCCTTTCACGAAAACCTTCAATTTTATTTGTAGGGAAATTTTCCATTTCCTCCAGATCCAAACGCATCTGTATCAGCTTCTTTCTTCGTATACTCCAAATATTTGGACCACGCAACGCCTGTATCTTCTCAATTTTCATAGTTTAGCTATACCTTATTTTATTAATAAAAACATCTTTCTAAATCAAAGATAATGCAAAACCTCAAACAAAACCATAGCGCTATTAAAGATTTATTAAAAAAATACACTTTCTGTAATTAATTATAAATCAAAGTAAATACGTTAAAAAGCGGTTTACATTTCATTAACAATTTATTATTTTTTAAATTTGCAAGCTATGAAACCTGTTGGAAAATTAATTATTATCGGTGGAGCTGTTAATAAAGGCAGTTTTTCTGAAACCGATTACGATCAGAATGTTGAAAAAAATCTTAACTTTTTTGAAAGAGGAATCTTAAGAAAAATCATTACTGAATCTAAGAATAAAGAAAACTCAGTTATCGAAGTCATTACTACGGCTTCGCAGATCCCGCAAATAGTAGGTTCTGAATATAAAAAAGCTTTTGAATTTTTGGGAGCCAAAAATGTTAATATCCTTGATATTCACAACCGTGAAGAAGCCAATTCGGATGCTATTGTTGCAAGAGCAAATGCAGCCGATGTTGTCATGTTTACAGGCGGCGATCAACTAAGACTGACTTCTATTTTGGGAGGTACAAGATTTCACGATGCTATTTTACTTAAATATCAGGAGCAGGATTTTATCTATTCCGGGACTTCAGCAGGAGCTGCTGCAGCTTCTGAAAATATGATTTACCAAGGAAGCAGTTCTGAGGCTTTGTTGAAAGGTGAAATTAAAACCACACAAGGTTTAGGCTTAATCGATAATGTGATTGTAGATACGCATTTTGTGCAAAGAGGAAGAATCGGAAGACTTTTCCAGGCTGTGGTAAACAATCCGAGAACTTTAGGTATCGGGCTGGGTGAAGATACCGGACTTTTCATTCATAATGATACCATGACCGCTGTCGGATCTGGATTGGTAATTATCGTTGATGGAAGATTTATTAAAGACACCAATCTTACCAACATCAATTTAGGTGAGCCTATCTCAATAGATAATCTTACCGTTCATGTCATGTCGATGAATGATCATTACGATTTGACGACAAGAAAACTGACGATAGAAAACTCTCAATTTAATCCGATACCTCAGACATAAAATAATTGATAATATAAATAATAAATGATTTTGATTTGTAATTAAAATCATTTAGAATCGAAGATTTAGATCAATTATCATCTATCAATAATCAACTATCCTTTTTATGAAAATCATTATCCACGGAGGTTTTTTCTCTGAAAGTGACCAAAGCAATGAAGTGAAAATTGCCAAACAAGATTCTTTAAAAAGCATTGCTGAAAAAGCATATCAATATCTAGAAACCCATTCTGCGATCGATACTGTGGCTTACGCTGTTTCTCTTTTGGAAAATGATGAATTGTATAATGCTGGAATCGGTTCGCAAATTCAAAGTGACGGCGTTATCAGAATGAGTGCAGCATTGATGGATGGTGAAACTCAGAAAATGAGCGGTGTTATCAATATTCAGGATGTGAAAAATCCGATTTTTGTAGCAAAGGAACTGATGAAAGAAGATGACAGAGTTTTAGGCGGAAACGGAGCTAAAATTTATGCTAACAATAACGGTTTTGAAAACTTCTCGACAGAGATTCCTCAAAGAAGAAAAGAATACGAAGCCAAACTAAATAATGGCGGAAAAGGAACTGTTGGTTGTGTTGCCATCGATAAGAACGGAAAATTAGCCGTTGCCACTTCTACAGGAGGTAAAGGTTTTGAGATTCCGGGAAGAATTTCGGATTCTGCAACGGTAGCCGGAAATTACGCCAATGAATTTTGTGCCGTAAGCTGCACCGGAGTTGGTGAAGATATTGTAAGCAATGCTACATCAGCGAAAATTGTAACCAGAGTGACAGACGGAATGAGCTTACAAGAAGCTTTTGACAAAACTTTTGCAGAGTTAAAAACCATCGATGGTTTTGCCGGAGCTATCGCCATTGATAAAAACGGAAATATTTATCATCAGGATTCTTATCCTACCATGGTTTTTGCAAGTTTTGATGGAAATCAATTTGATATTTTCAAATAATTTTAACATATTTTTATTAGTCCCGAAAAATTTTTGGCACACATTTTACATAGTTATTAATAACAAATTTAATATTATAACTTTTAAAATCAGAAATCATGGGAAATAAGACAAACGGTTTATTAGCTTTATTAGGAATAGGTGCATTAGCATATTGGAAATACAAAAAATCTACTCCGGAGCAGCAGCAAGCTGTAAAAGACAAAATCAACTCTGCGAAGGATAATTTGAACAAATGGGGAAATGATTTGAAAGATAAGGCAAATGAAGTGGCTTCCCAGGCGCAAAGTAAATTTGACGAAGCGAAAACAAAAGTAGAAGATTCTGCATCTAATATATAAGATCTGAATTTATAAACTTAAAAATTTAACATTCATATACAAAAAAGTCATCATTACGATGACTTTTTTTGTGCAGAAAGGGCATAAACCATAGGAATTTTATTTCCAAATTTTTCTGCTCGCCATTTTCCTCTTTCGAACTCTTCAATGTGTTTAAAACAAGGGTACGGAGACCAGTCAAACTCCTGAAACTTTTCTATAACCATATTTTTATCCACTAAATTTTGCATTACTTCAGATAAGGCGTGGTTCCACATCACATAATCCTGAACTATTTCGGCAGAAAAATCTGCATACGTTCCTGCGTACGTTTCAGCAATGGGTTTTTCATTAAAATAATTATATGCAATATCTTTAAAATCATCATCAAACATCCAAACAACAGGATGAAATTCTGCCATGATAAACTGCCCGCCAGGCTTTAAAAAATGATCAATTACACCCGCCCACTTTTCAAGATCGGGAAGCCAGCCAATTGTGCCGTAACTCGTGAAAACTATATCAAATTTTTCGTCTAAAATAGTAGGCAAATCGTATACATCAGAGCAAATAAATTCTGTATCTGTATTACATTGCTTCGCCAAATCTCTTCCCGCTTCAATTGCTTTATCTGAAAGATCAATTCCGGTAACCTGTGCTCCCATTCTCGACAGGGAAATAGAATCCTGCCCAAAATGACACTGCAAATGAAGGATTGTTTTACCTTTTACATCTCCTAAAAGTCCTAATTCTATTGAATTTAATGAAGTTCTTCCTTTCAAAAATTCATCAACAAAATAGAAATCAGATTTCAAATGCGGCTCCACTTTAGCGTTCCAGGATTTCCTGTTAATTTCTAAATAATTTTCCATCGTTTTTTTTCTGTAAATATAATTTTTTTCCGAAAACCTATATGCTTTATGGTTTCCCGTAAAAAAAAACAAGAATGCAAATGTAGTTTTGGAGAAAATTAGAATACTGATTCTTGTTTTACAAAAAAGAAAAAAACAATATTATAAATATCTATCAACCATGAGTAAAAATTCTTTAGGAGCATCAGATCTATTTTTAGGCGTGCTCGCAATATTATTAATCAGCGTGAGCTTTTATCAAACCTGGGTCGGGCTTGAGCAAATTTTTGGCAATGCATCATTTGTGATCGCACTCGTGCTTTCTTTGCTTTTATTATTTCTCTGCTGGATGCTTCGTGCGGCAAAACTTGAGGGTAAATCTACCGGAAGCTTGGTCGGAATTTACATATTCATTGCATCATTTTGTTTTATTGCCAATTTCAACGCTTTGTACACAAGATTTATGCGTACCGACATCTATACCAATGAATTAAAAACAATTAATGAAGATTTTAATACGCTGGAAAACAATATTGAAGCAAAATTAAATTATAAATACCCGAAAGAAACCACACGAAATATTGAGATTAAGAAAAAACAATTAATGGCTCAAATTGTTGATCCCGCAAACCAGGGAATCGGGACAAGAGCGCAATCATTGATTAGAGACATTGAAAAAATGACGGGTCAGAAGGTAGATCTTTTAACGCCAATAGGAAATGATTATGAAGATTTAGCACAAAGAATGGGAAGTCAAATCGATAATATGGTGATGGATTTGTCACCGGATGAAAAAAATCTAAAATCAGACGTCAATAATTCTGTTCTGAAATGGAACAAAAGAGTACAGGAGTTTTTACTGTTACCTAAAAAAGAGAAGGATGATTTGGCGCAATCGCTTATAGACAATGCCTTGACAGATTATAATAAACTTGGAAACCGAGGCAGTAATGTTTTAGGAGAAGATAAATTTAAATTCGAACCTTTACTTTCTCAGACACAAAACGTTGGAAAAATCGGTTATGCTTTTGAGCACGCAATTAAAAACTTCGGAATGTATCAGTTTGTTGTTTTGGCGGGATGTATTTTATTAGACTTCGTGATTGTGATTATCATTTTACTGGTGACAAGTCCCGATAACAGAACCAATAACAGCGTTTTAGGAAACAGAAAAAAAGGCAGAACGTTAATCCCTAATAAATAAATTACCATGATGAATAATGACAAACCTTTTTCTTTCGATAACTATGATTATGACAACGATTTTAAAAAATTCGATGACTTTACAGAGCATCAAAACGAGATTGTAACGAATGAAAATATTTACACGCTTCCTGAAATAGAAGATGACGGTTTTGTTCCCACCTCAAACGGCAGTACAACCACCGTGAAAAATAAAGACAGTAATTTCGTCTTCTTTTACGGAACCTCTGCTTCGGGAAAATCAGTTATTCTATCAGCGATTTTGTATTATCTGAATTCTTATGCCGGAGTTTTGCGACCGAAATTAGGAAGCCCAAATTCCAGAGAAGCCCAAATTTTATTGGCTGATTTTTTTGAAAATATAAAAAAAGGTATCCTTCCCAACCGAAGTACGAGAGATCAGGTCACAAGATTAGATTTTGTGTTTGACCCGAATAATCAATCGAAAAAAGTTCCTTCCATTAATATTTCATTTTTAGAAACTGCTGGAGAAAATCATAACGAAATATCAAGAGGCGGAAGATATCACGCAGATATTGAAGCCTACTTAAACTCAGATATTCCGCTGAACTTTTTGATTGTAACAAGCTATGACAAAGCGCATCATGAAGATTCTAAAATCGTGGAGTTTTTAGATTATCTGGAAAAAAAAGGAAAGAATCTGAAAAATGTAAATGTACTTCTTGTGATTTCCAAATGGGATAAATCCGGAAACACAGGCGTAGATAATGAGCAACATCTTGAAAACTTCATCAGCGAAAGATTGAGCATGACCAATAACAGAATTGATACGTACAACCTCAGCAAAACCTTTTTTACCATAGGAAATGTGCAGAATCAGGCTGGAATTGAAAAAATAACACTCCTGAATCTGGAATCGGCAGAAGTCATTGCAAAGTGGCTGTATAATAATATCGTTGGCTACGATTTGGATTATGAAGGTACTTTCTGGGAAAAAATAAAATTTAGCTTTTCAAAATAGATGAAAAAAATAAATGTCTTCGGCTTTGCAACATTTGGAACTCCAAACGGTTTTACACAATCCTGTATTTATGGAAATAAAAATTTAGAGAAAGCTCTAAAAACCTTCGACCTAAAAACAGATGCCATACAATTATTATCTCCCAATGACCGTATTTACTCGATTAGAAAAGAAGGTATTGCGGATAATTTTTTGATCTCTTATTCTGTTTATACGTACGCAAAGGAAAAAAATTCTAACAGAACAGGCACTTTTATCGGTACAAGTTTGATTTTTTCTGATGAAGTAGCTGATGAAAATTTAATCTTAAACTCGTTGCATCAGATTCACCAGAACTTAAAAAATAATAATGTAAGCAATAATGTTTTAAATATCAATCATTCAAAAGAGTTTAATCTCACGAATGTTTTTGATCAGGATTTCGAAAAAATTGAATACAACAGTAGAAAAGTAAGCTTTTTAGACTGGGAAAGTTCAGATAAAAATCTGGTTATTTTCACCAATAAATTAGACAGTAATTCCATTCAGAATCTGTTTAAAAAAGCTTTGGAGATTTTACCAAAATATGATACGCTGTTTTTTATCGACAGTAAAGAAATTGCTGAATTTGTTTCTCAAAAAAGACTTTTCAGATTAATTGATGTCAATATTTTAGAAGAAGAAATACAAAATTTTCAAACTGAAATTAAACAACAGGTTCTCAATACGATTTCAAAATTCAAAAAACAAAGTAAAAAAATTGAAGACGATGGAAGAAACGAATATGAAAATTTAAAGAAGCAAATAGAGCAAGACAAGAAAATACATGTTGAGAATGGTAATAAAATAGAGAAAGCAGATAAAAATCTGACAGCTTTAAATAGCTTACACTCGAATTTTTTAAGAAAATTCAATGAGTTTATTTCTGCTTTGGAATCCGGAAAAAAACTGGAAGAAGTCAATAATTCTATCAAACAAATTGAGAAAGAATTTTATGCTGAAAAAAGAAAATTAGATCATCCGGCTCAAATTTCTTCTTTCAGTAATCATCGAAATCAGAGTTCTTTTCCTTTACAAAGGCCGTCTTTATCAGAATTTCCCCATCATACAGAAGAAAAGCAAAGCAAAAATACAGTCTTTCTGATTATTTCTTTTGTGTTGAATATTTTATTGATCGGTGCATTGGTATTTCTCACAATGTTTTACGAAAAGGAAAAGAAACAGCAAGTAATTCCGGACGTTTCTCCCGTATCCCAAGAAACAGTTAAAAATGAAACTTCAGAAAATGACAGCTTATGGAAAAGCAAAATTAATCCTGTGCCAAATGAAATTGCTTTAAATGCAAATAACAAAAACTTAGAATTGAGTAAGCTTACGGAAGGCAAAACACATGTCGATGAGATCGTACAATTTATTTTTGAAAAAAATAAGATCATCAAAGATGTATATCAATTTCAAAAGAGCGATTATGCAGATGATTTAATTAAAGAAAATCCTGATGCGTTCGATTCAAAAAGAGTTTTAATAAGAAAAGATTCAATACTAAAAATACCATTCTACTCGGAATCTTCTCACAAAAGTGTAGCTGAAACAGACATTTA from Chryseobacterium indoltheticum encodes the following:
- a CDS encoding isoaspartyl peptidase/L-asparaginase, coding for MKIIIHGGFFSESDQSNEVKIAKQDSLKSIAEKAYQYLETHSAIDTVAYAVSLLENDELYNAGIGSQIQSDGVIRMSAALMDGETQKMSGVINIQDVKNPIFVAKELMKEDDRVLGGNGAKIYANNNGFENFSTEIPQRRKEYEAKLNNGGKGTVGCVAIDKNGKLAVATSTGGKGFEIPGRISDSATVAGNYANEFCAVSCTGVGEDIVSNATSAKIVTRVTDGMSLQEAFDKTFAELKTIDGFAGAIAIDKNGNIYHQDSYPTMVFASFDGNQFDIFK
- a CDS encoding cyanophycinase — encoded protein: MKPVGKLIIIGGAVNKGSFSETDYDQNVEKNLNFFERGILRKIITESKNKENSVIEVITTASQIPQIVGSEYKKAFEFLGAKNVNILDIHNREEANSDAIVARANAADVVMFTGGDQLRLTSILGGTRFHDAILLKYQEQDFIYSGTSAGAAAASENMIYQGSSSEALLKGEIKTTQGLGLIDNVIVDTHFVQRGRIGRLFQAVVNNPRTLGIGLGEDTGLFIHNDTMTAVGSGLVIIVDGRFIKDTNLTNINLGEPISIDNLTVHVMSMNDHYDLTTRKLTIENSQFNPIPQT
- a CDS encoding YtxH domain-containing protein yields the protein MGNKTNGLLALLGIGALAYWKYKKSTPEQQQAVKDKINSAKDNLNKWGNDLKDKANEVASQAQSKFDEAKTKVEDSASNI
- a CDS encoding class I SAM-dependent methyltransferase; translation: MENYLEINRKSWNAKVEPHLKSDFYFVDEFLKGRTSLNSIELGLLGDVKGKTILHLQCHFGQDSISLSRMGAQVTGIDLSDKAIEAGRDLAKQCNTDTEFICSDVYDLPTILDEKFDIVFTSYGTIGWLPDLEKWAGVIDHFLKPGGQFIMAEFHPVVWMFDDDFKDIAYNYFNEKPIAETYAGTYADFSAEIVQDYVMWNHALSEVMQNLVDKNMVIEKFQEFDWSPYPCFKHIEEFERGKWRAEKFGNKIPMVYALSAQKKSS